The following coding sequences lie in one Bacillus sp. 2205SS5-2 genomic window:
- a CDS encoding DegV family protein produces the protein MKTAIVTDSTAYIPQELREQLNIHMIPLSVVINGETYQEEVDLSVSAFYEEVRQSEKLPTTSQPSIGQFVELFERLSKDYDAVISIHLSSGISGTYQGAVAAGKMIDDVDVFAYDSEVSCMVQGFYGLEAATMAAAGADPESILARLDELKSTSRAYFMVDDLTHLQRGGRLSSAQAIIGSLLQVKPLLHFENKVIVPFEKIRTRKKAMKRIVELLEKDALKGIPLQASIIHANRLEEAEIWQAELEAQLPSVAFSISPFGPVIGTHLGEGSMGLGWMKRYDR, from the coding sequence ATGAAAACGGCAATTGTTACGGATAGCACGGCGTATATCCCGCAAGAATTGCGCGAACAACTCAACATACATATGATCCCGTTAAGTGTAGTGATTAATGGGGAAACGTATCAAGAAGAGGTCGATCTTTCTGTAAGTGCTTTTTATGAAGAAGTTCGGCAATCGGAAAAGCTTCCGACGACTTCGCAGCCTTCAATTGGTCAATTCGTTGAGCTTTTTGAGCGATTATCAAAGGATTACGATGCTGTTATTTCCATTCACCTATCGAGCGGAATTAGCGGAACGTACCAAGGAGCCGTTGCGGCAGGCAAGATGATCGATGATGTTGACGTTTTCGCTTACGATTCTGAGGTTAGTTGTATGGTTCAAGGCTTCTATGGTCTAGAAGCGGCAACAATGGCAGCAGCAGGGGCAGACCCGGAATCCATCTTAGCCCGATTAGATGAATTGAAATCAACAAGCCGCGCATATTTTATGGTGGATGATTTAACTCATTTGCAACGTGGCGGCCGTTTATCCAGTGCCCAAGCAATCATTGGGAGTCTGTTGCAAGTGAAGCCACTCCTTCATTTTGAAAATAAAGTCATTGTTCCTTTTGAAAAAATTCGCACTCGTAAAAAAGCGATGAAGCGAATTGTAGAATTACTTGAAAAAGATGCGCTTAAAGGGATTCCACTACAAGCGAGCATTATCCATGCCAATCGGTTAGAGGAAGCAGAAATTTGGCAAGCTGAATTAGAAGCTCAGCTCCCGTCCGTAGCCTTTTCGATTAGTCCCTTCGGACCGGTCATCGGCACTCATTTGGGCGAAGGTTCAATGGGACTCGGTTGGATGAAGAGATACGATCGTTAA